CTGTATCCGAGTGAGATATAGTTTTTAGTTGGGGATTTTACATGCTAGACACTTCTGAACATATCAGGGTGTCTTTTCTTATGCCGATTTTTAAATCGGGGTTGTGAAAGAATGCTCTCTTCGAATGAGGAGGACATATAGATGAAAAACGATAAAGCGCTTGTTGTATTCAGCGGCGGCCAGGATAGTACGACATGTTTATTTTGGGCCTTGAAGCAATTTAAAGAAGTGGAAGTTGTAACGTTTAATTATAACCAGCGCCACAAGCTTGAAATAGAAGTAGCAGAAACCATTGCAAATGAACTTGGAGTAAGGCACCATCTTTTGGATATGTCACTCTTAAATCAGCTGGCACCTAATGCTCTTACAAGAGATGATATTGAAATTGAACATAAGGAAGGCGAACTTCCTTCAACCTTTGTACCGGGCAGAAATCTTCTGTTCCTGACGTTTGCGTCTGTGCTTGCTAAACAGATCGGTGCAAAACATATCGTGACAGGAGTCTGTGAAACAGATTTCAGCGGATATCCCGATTGCCGCGATGTGTTCGTGAAATCATGCAACGTCACCATCAATTTAGCGATGGATGATCAATTTGTCATTCATACACCGCTAATGTGGATCGATAAAGCGGAAACTTGGAAGCTTGCAGATGAACTCGGTGCACTGGACTATGTAAGAGAAAAAACGCTCACATGCTACAACGGTATTATCGCAGAAGGCTGCGGAGAATGTCCAGCATGTCACTTAAGGAAAAAAGGGCTTGATGAATATTTGTCCGCAAAAGGAGGGGAGGCGCAATGATTCAGCAAATGTACCCGCAAACAATTCATCCTTACTCTTATGAACTGAACAAAGATATGCAGATATCTGCGGCTCACTACGTGCCGAATGATGAAGCAGGGAAATGCCGCCGTATCCATGGTCATACGTATTTTATTAATGTAACGGTTGCGGGAGATGAGCTTGATCAATCCGGGTTCCTCATAAATTTTGCCCATATCAAGGAGCTCGTGCACGACCGCTTTGACCATACAATTCTAAATGAAAATGAAGTGTTTGATGATCTTGATCCAAATAAATTTCCTACTACTGAAGTAGTGGCTCGCACGATTTATGAAATCATCCAGCAGCATTTGGATACACTGGGACACAAACCGAAATGTGTCGGTGTTTTTGTCCGCGAAACACCAACAAGCTACGTAATGTACCGTCCCAAGCAGGTGAAAAATGGATGAAAAAGTTTCCCGTTTTAGAAATTTTCGGCCCGACCATTCAAGGAGAAGGAATGGTTATTGGGCAAAAAACGATGTTTGTCCGTACGGCAGGCTGTGACTATTCATGCAGCTGGTGTGACTCTGCTTTCACTTGGGACGGATCCGCAAAAGATGACATTAGGCAATTAACAGCGGAAGAAATTTGGTCAGAGCTGTTCGAACTTGGCGGAAGCCATTTTTCTCACGTGACAATTTCAGGCGGAAATCCTGCTTTACTTGGGAATCTGAATGAACTGATTGATCTTCTTCACGAAAAAAAAGTAAAAGTTGCGATTGAAACACAGGGCAGCCGTCTGCAGCCTTGGTTTGATCAAATTGATGATTTGACCATTTCGCCAAAACCGCCGAGCTCAGGAATGAAGACTGACTTTGATAAATTGGATGAAATTGTTCGCTATTTAACGGAAAAAAAACGTCTCCATCATGCTAGTTTAAAAGTAGTTGTATTTGATGAGCAGGATTTGGAGTATGCGAAAATGGTTCACAAGAAATACCCGGAAATCATTTTTTATCTTCAGGTAGGAAATGATTTGGTCCAAGAACCGGATGATGGGAAATTAATAACTCATTTACTTACAAGATACGAG
The window above is part of the Metabacillus dongyingensis genome. Proteins encoded here:
- the queC gene encoding 7-cyano-7-deazaguanine synthase QueC, with the translated sequence MKNDKALVVFSGGQDSTTCLFWALKQFKEVEVVTFNYNQRHKLEIEVAETIANELGVRHHLLDMSLLNQLAPNALTRDDIEIEHKEGELPSTFVPGRNLLFLTFASVLAKQIGAKHIVTGVCETDFSGYPDCRDVFVKSCNVTINLAMDDQFVIHTPLMWIDKAETWKLADELGALDYVREKTLTCYNGIIAEGCGECPACHLRKKGLDEYLSAKGGEAQ
- the queD gene encoding 6-carboxytetrahydropterin synthase QueD, translated to MIQQMYPQTIHPYSYELNKDMQISAAHYVPNDEAGKCRRIHGHTYFINVTVAGDELDQSGFLINFAHIKELVHDRFDHTILNENEVFDDLDPNKFPTTEVVARTIYEIIQQHLDTLGHKPKCVGVFVRETPTSYVMYRPKQVKNG
- the queE gene encoding 7-carboxy-7-deazaguanine synthase QueE — encoded protein: MKKFPVLEIFGPTIQGEGMVIGQKTMFVRTAGCDYSCSWCDSAFTWDGSAKDDIRQLTAEEIWSELFELGGSHFSHVTISGGNPALLGNLNELIDLLHEKKVKVAIETQGSRLQPWFDQIDDLTISPKPPSSGMKTDFDKLDEIVRYLTEKKRLHHASLKVVVFDEQDLEYAKMVHKKYPEIIFYLQVGNDLVQEPDDGKLITHLLTRYEWLIDRAVSEEDLNNARVLPQLHTLVWGNKRGV